Proteins encoded by one window of Cannabis sativa cultivar Pink pepper isolate KNU-18-1 chromosome 4, ASM2916894v1, whole genome shotgun sequence:
- the LOC115714913 gene encoding LOW QUALITY PROTEIN: glutathione S-transferase U17 (The sequence of the model RefSeq protein was modified relative to this genomic sequence to represent the inferred CDS: deleted 2 bases in 1 codon), giving the protein MGESCVKLIGTWTSPFVLRTQIGLGMKRVQYEFIGEEKYGPKSDLLLKSNPVHKKVPVLIHEDKPIPESLAILQYIDEVWASSGPSILSPHPFDRSVDRFWATYIDQKMSSIIGGLAIKPGKDGKEATIEQFKRGIMLLERTFNERSKEKGKAFFGGNEIGFIDIVFGSLLGWIKVSQLRHGLQLFDPITAPLLAHWAERFEQHPLVSPHVPDTLKLAEFAEYRFIHDKD; this is encoded by the exons ATGGGAGAAAGTTGCGTGAAGCTCATAGGTACATGGACAAGTCCATTTGTTTTGAGGACTCAGATTGGGCTTGGCATGAAACGTGTCCAGTATGAGTTCATTGGA GAAGAGAAGTATGGACCAAAGAGTGACTTGCTTCTTAAGTCCAACCCAGTCCACAAGAAAGTCCCAGTTCTAATCCATGAAGATAAACCCATTCCTGAATCCTTAGCTATTCTTCAATACATTGATGAAGTTTGGGCCTCATCTGGACCCTCCATTCTCTCTCCTCATCCATTTGATCGCTCCGTTGATCGGTTTTGGGCCACTTATATTGATCAGAAG ATGAGTTCAATCATTGGAGGTCTTGCAATAAAACCAGGTAAGGATGGAAAAGAAGCCACAATTGAGCAATTCAAGAGAGGGATAATGCTACTAGAAAGAACTTTCAATGAACGTagcaaagaaaaaggaaaggctTTCTTTGGTGGAAATGAAATTGGGTTTATTGACATTGTATTTGGAAGCTTATTGGGCTGGATTAAGGTTTCACAACTTCGACATGGGCTGCAGTTATTTGACCCAATAACTGCACCATTGTTAGCCCATTGGGCTGAGAGGTTCGAGCAACACCCTCTTGTCTCTCCTCATGTACCTGATACACTTAAGCTTGCTGAGTTTGCTGAGTATCGTTTTATTCATGATAAAGATTAA
- the LOC115713987 gene encoding potassium transporter 6 yields MDLETGGFHNQAKKGSWKTILTLAFQSLGVVYGDLSTSPLYVYKSTFAEDISHSETNEEIYGVLSFVFWTLTLVPLLKYVFIVLHANDNGEGGTFALYSLLCRHARVSSLPNCQVADEELSEYKKDNNTQKNSSIGSRLKSMLERHRVLQRLLLILALIGTCMVIGDGVLTPAISVFSAVSGLELSMSKEHHKYVEVPIACIILIGLFSLQHYGTHRVGFLFAPIVMTWLLCISTIGVYNIFKWNRHVYRALSPYYMYEFLRKTQSEGWKSLGGILLCITGSEAMFADLGHFSQLSIKIAFTSIVYPALVLAYMGQAAYLSQHHFSENGSQIGFYVSVPENIRWPVLIIAVLAAIVGSQAIITGTFSIIKQCSALGCFPRVKIVHTSSKFHGQIYIPEINWILMILCLAVTIGFRDTKRLGNASGLAVITVMLVTTCLMSLVIVLCWNRSVFFAIAFVVFFGAIEALYFSASLIKFLEGAWVPVALSFIFLIIMYTWHYGTIKKYEFEIHNKVSLNWLLSLGPSLGIVRVRGIGIIQTELVSGIPAIFSHFVTNVPAFHQVLVFLCIKSVPVPHVKPEERFLVGQIGPKEYRLYRCIVRYGYRDIHKDDVEFENDLICSIAEFIRENSTTNSLSNEFIEKEDEKMTVVGTRSTAKAGGIQIREDNEEQECTVGTSNHREITSPSPPAIPRKKKVRFVLPESPKIDTSMRAELAELMEAKETGIAYILGNTYMRANPGSGITKRIAIDYGYEFLRRNSRGATYDLNVPRASTLEVGMIYHV; encoded by the exons ATGGATCTGGAAACTGGGGGTTTTCATAACCAAGCTAAG AAAGGATCATGGAAGACTATTCTTACTCTGGCTTTTCAGAGTCTTGGAGTTGTTTATGGAGATTTAAGCACTTCccctttatatgtatataagagTACATTTGCTGAAGATATTTCTCATTCAGAAACCAATGAAGAGATTTAtggtgtgttgtcttttgtgttCTGGACTCTCACTCTTGTTCCTCTTCTCAAATACGTGTTTATTGTTCTTCATGCCAACGATAATGGTGAAGGAGGGACATTTGCTCTTTACTCCTTACTGTGTAGACACGCCCGAGTTAGCTCACTGCCCAATTGCCAGGTGGCAGATGAGGAGCTCTCTGAGTACAAGAAAGACAATAACACACAAAAAAACTCAAGTATTGGGTCAAGGTTGAAGTCCATGTTGGAGAGGCACAGGGTTCTGCAGAGGCTTCTGCTTATTCTGGCTTTGATTGGGACTTGTATGGTGATTGGTGATGGTGTCCTTACACCAGCTATTTCAG TTTTTTCTGCTGTTTCTGGTCTTGAGCTTTCTATGTCCAAGGAGCATCACAAAT ATGTTGAGGTCCCAATTGCATGTATCATTCTAATTGGCTTGTTTTCGCTTCAACATTACGGTACTCACAGGGTTGGCTTCCTTTTTGCTCCTATAGTTATGACTTGGCTACTATGCATCAGTACCATTGGtgtctataatattttcaaatggaATCGTCATGTGTACCGAGCTCTTTCTCCGTATTATATGTATGAGTTCTTGAGGAAAACTCAATCCGAAGGTTGGAAGTCCTTGGGTGGAATATTGTTGTGTATAACAG GTTCAGAAGCCATGTTTGCTGATCTTGGACACTTTTCACAATTGTCAATTAAG ATTGCTTTCACTTCCATTGTTTATCCGGCTTTAGTTCTTGCATACATGGGTCAAGCTGCATATCTGTCTCAGCACCATTTTAGCGAAAATGGTTCCCAAATCGGGTTTTATGTGTCTGTACCAG AAAATATAAGATGGCCAGTTCTCATAATAGCTGTACTTGCTGCCATAGTAGGAAGCCAGGCCATTATAACTGGAACATTTTCAATCATTAAACAATGTTCTGCTTTGGGTTGCTTCCCAAGGGTTAAAATAGTCCACACCTCATCCAAATTCCATGGTCAGATCTATATACCAGAGATCAATTGGATATTAATGATACTATGTTTGGCTGTTACAATTGGTTTTAGAGACACTAAGCGGTTGGGAAATGCATCAG GCTTGGCTGTAATTACGGTTATGCTGGTCACGACGTGCTTAATGTCTCTAGTGATTGTTTTATGCTGGAACCGAAGTGTCTTCTTTGCAATTGCCTTTGTAGTCTTCTTCGGTGCAATTGAAGCTCTGTACTTCTCTGCTTCTCTTATCAAGTTTCTTGAAGGAGCTTGGGTACCTGTTGCCCTTTCTTTCATATTCTTAATCATCATGTATACTTGGCACTATGgcactataaaaaaatatgagttTGAAATACATAACAAAGTTTCACTCAATTGGTTACTTAGCCTTGGTCCCAGCCTAGGCATTGTCAGAGTTCGCGGGATTGGAATCATACAAACTGAGCTTGTTTCGGGAATTCCAGCAATCTTTTCCCACTTTGTAACCAATGTTCCAGCCTTCCACCAAGTCCTGGTTTTCCTCTGCATAAAATCTGTACCTGTCCCACATGTCAAACCCGAGGAGCGGTTTCTCGTGGGGCAAATCGGCCCAAAAGAATACAGGCTATACAGGTGCATTGTTAGATACGGGTATCGTGACATTCACAAGGATGATGTGGAATTCGAAAATGATCTCATCTGTAGTATAGCTGAGTTCATTCGCGAGAACAGTACTACTAACAGCCTTTCAAACGAATTTATCGAAAAAGAAGATGAGAAAATGACAGTTGTTGGAACAAGGTCAACTGCCAAGGCGGGTGGGATTCAAATAAGGGAAGACAACGAAGAACAAGAATGTACAGTTGGAACATCAAATCATAGGGAGATAACATCACCATCACCACCAGCTATTCCAAGAAAAAAGAAGGTGAGGTTTGTTTTGCCGGAGAGTCCCAAGATTGACACGAGTATGAGGGCAGAACTCGCAGAGTTGATGGAAGCTAAGGAAACCGGAATAGCTTACATATTAGGGAACACTTACATGAGAGCAAATCCCGGATCAGGTATAACGAAGAGGATTGCAATCGATTATGGATACGAGTTCTTGAGAAGAAACAGCAGAGGAGCCACTTATGATCTAAACGTGCCCCGAGCTTCCACTCTCGAGGTGGGGATGATCTACCATGTTTAG